The genomic stretch AGTATGACGCCGTCCATGGTCGTGCGGGTCTTCACGTGCCGGGTGACGAAGATCAGCGCGGCCAGCTTCACGCCCTCCTCGATCAGGCCGACCAGCACGTACATGACGATCGACGGCCTGATGAGCCAGCTCTCCAGCAGCGAGGCGCCGAGCACCCCGAGCACGCCGCCCACGACGAACGCCTTGAACATCATCTCGACCGTGACCCGCGGGGACCGGTCGCGTCCGTACGCCCAGACCACGAACGTCACCGGCACCAGGAAGCTGCCGAACAGCACCACGGTGGGGACGAGGTTGGAGTTCTCCGTCCAGGCGGTCACCACGACGGTGGCCGTCCAGAGCGTGAGCCCGACCAGGAAGATTCGCAGCCAGAGCGTCATGGGGCCAGCTCCTCCACCGCGCGGTAGGCGGCCGTGACGGCGGCGTCGGCCCGGGCGGTGGGCGCCGAGTCCGAGCCCGCGATCGCGATCCTGCCGAAGCGCCTGCGCGCCGTGTCCGCCGGGTACGGCCCGTCCGGGTAGAAGGTGTGCCACGGACGGCAGTACTCGGGCGCGTTCCCGTGCCCCCACCGGTTGACCGTGATCGCCTCGATGTCCCCGGCCGGGTCGAAACCGGCGGGCCCCAGCAGCCGCGCGAGCTGGTCCCTGATCGTGTGCTCCAGATGCTCGTACGGCGTCTTGATCAGCTCGCGCCGGCCGGCCACCGCACCCGCCTCCGGACCCAGCTCCGAGCGGCAGGGCGTGGCCAGCAGGTGCACGGTGGCCGCTCCGCCCGGCCGGCGGGGCGGGTCGAGCTCGGTCAGCGACCAGTACGCGCCGGTCCAGCGCACCCGGCGCACGCCGGCCCGCCGCCACGCGTCCCAGTCACGCACCCGCACTGTGGCGTGCAGCAGCGGCACCCGGACGGCGGCGCTCAACGCCTGCCGCTGTTCGGCGGGCAACTCCGGCACCAGGTACGGGATGACCGCGCTCCAGCAGGCCAGGATCACCGCCCCGGCTGTGACGGTCATGACCTGGTGGCCGTCGAAGTAACCCACGGTCGCCGACGCGGCGCCGTCGCGTACCGACACCACGGGGCTGGACAGCCGGAACCGCACCTGGTTGCCGGGGCGGTCGAGCATCCGCTGCACCATCGTCCGCACCAGGGCCTGGTTGCCCTCAGGAACGAGGTAGACGTCCGGACTCTCCATTCCCCACTGCTTCTTCACCGTGGGGGAGTTGAACCGGGACGGCTTGTTCGCGTCGAGTCCCAGGCCGGCGAACCCCGGATATCCGGTGCCCCAGGCGTCGATCGCGCCGAGCGCCCGGGTGTCGTACCCCCATTCCTGGCACGGCATGCTGCGGCAGAAGCGCTCCACGTCCGGGTGCGCCCCGCAGACCTCGAGGAGGAAGGCCGAGTACGTCAGCTCCGCCAGCCGCTCCTGCTTGCCCTCGGCCGACAGCCCGGGGAACCAGTCGGGCGGCTCCCGATGCAACATGCGCAGGTCATCCCTGGCCCGCTCGTCGATCGGCAGCCTGGCCACCCAGTCGGAGCCGAGCCTGACCAGCGTGTCCGCGCCGAAGGTCTCCGCGTCGCACATCACGCCGTCGGCCAGGCCGGGGTCGGCGGGCGCCGGGCCGTTCTGCCGGTGGAAGCGCGCGCGCCGCGCCTGCCCGCCGATCTCGTCGTGGTTGTCGAGGACGAGCACGCCGGCGCCCGGGTCCCGCCGCAGCCACTCGTAGGCCGCGCTCACCCCGCTGAGCCCGCCGCCGACCACCACGAGGTCGTAGCTTTCTCCGGTGGGCTCCGGCGGATCCGCGTACTGCCAGAAGCGGCCGTCCCGCAGCGCATGGGGCACGCTGAGCGCCTCTGCGGCGCCGCCCTGGAATCCGCGAGCTCCGCTGGCTCCGCTGGCTCCGCGAGCTCCGTAGGGCGCGGGCGGAGCCGCGGCCTCCTGAGTCGTCTCGGCTATCCCCGCGGACGCAAGAGCGCTCACGGCTATTCCGTCGAAGAAGTCGCGGCGGGAAATGGGCCGGTTCATCCCGAGGTCACGCGGACTCAAGCTCATGGCGCGATCATCAGCAGCCCACGCCAAATGCCGCACAGGGGCGCGCAGCGCCTCGAGAAACATTTTGCGTGACCTATTACCGCGAATGCCGGTTTGGAGTAGCGTCCGGAATATCACTGACGGGCGGAGTACGGGGTGGTCCCCTGAGCTCTACATCATCGGCAACCTCACGATCGAGGACCTCATTCTCAACCGCGAGCGCCTGACCAGTGAGACCGCATCGCGCAGGCGCAGCGCGAACAGGAGACCACCGAGGCCGCGAAGGCGCTGGAGGAGCTCCTGGCCAAGGCGCTCACCCTCGGCGGCACCGGACCGGGACTCGCCAAGGCGCTTGCGCTGGGCGGCGCGGGACCGGGACTCGCCAAGGCGCTTGCGCTGGGCGGCGCGGGACCTGGCCTGGCCAGGGCTTTGCTCAATGACGGAAACCTGGACAACGGCGAATCGGAAATCATTCATAAACCCTCTGAATTCCGCGAATAGCGACGTTACGCGGTTGCGTGGCCCGCGATTCCTCTAGCGTTTTCGAAAATGCCGCTGGAGTGAATTGGAGGGCTCATGCGCAAGGCCATTTCCGGCATATGTCTGAGTATGGTGGCGGTTGCCGGATGCTCGGCCGACGAGAGCTCGGCGGCGCCCGCCGCCTCGTCGCCGCCGCCCGCGTCGTCCGCCGACGCGGCCAAGCTCCGCGCCGCGCTGCTGCCCGCGCCCGCGGGCATGCGCATCTCGTACGGCCCGGAGCTGGGCGCCTTCGGCTCGCTCAAGTCCACCCAACAGGGGCTTGCCGCGGTGCGCCAGGCCAAGCTGGAGCGGCCGGAGTGCGCCGGGGCCGCCCAGCTCGACGCCGCCAAGCCGGACGTCGCCAAGGCGCCGGGCGCGGTGATCGCCTTCGCCGCCGAACGCGGCTCGATCACGCAGGCCGTGGTGCGGCTCCCGTCGGCGTCCTTCCCCGCGCCGCTGCCGGAGCAGTGCATGGCGTACACCGCGGACGTCGGCGGCTCGAAGATCTCCTACAAGACGAAGGCCCTGTCCATGCCGACCAAGGGCGACGAGTCGCGGGCATACCTGACCACGGCCTCGGGCGCGGACAAGAACGCCCAGATCGGCTCCGTCATGATCAGACGAGGCACCCTCGTCATGAGCATGCTCGTGGTCGGCAAGCAGGTGAAGCCGTCCGGCCTGTACGAGCTCGCCGACCTCGCCGACAAGAGCCTCGCCAAGGTGACCGGGTAACGGGCTCAGATCAGGACGTGCGCGTCCGGGCGGCCGACGAACGAGAACTGGGCGTTGCGGGTCAGCTTGATGTGGTCCGCCTGCCAGGTGTGCATCGAGGCGTCGGCGCTGCGCCAGTAGACGAAGTTGAAGCGGTCCGCCGAGTAGATCTTGACGGAGTCCGCCTTCAGCCGCCGTACCAGCTCGGTGTCCTCGCCTCGGGTGATGTCCGCGAACCCGTACGAGCGGAACATGTCCGCCTTGCCGAGGAACGTGCCGCCCTGGACGAGGAACGAGTAGCGGTGCTCCAGACCGGGCAGCCGCAACATCGTGGTGTTGCTGCCCTCGAAGTACGCGTAGTGCGCGCCCTTGCCCACCAGCTCCGCGTCGGAGTAGTCGAACGCCCGGACCAGGTCCGACAGGTAGTGGTCGCCGTACAGGTTGTCGTCGTCCATCTTGGCGATCAGGTCGCCCTCGGCGGCCGCGATGCCCAGGTTCATGCAGGCGCCCAGCGAGAGCGAGGCGTCGGCGGGCAGGACCACGACGTCCGTGATGCCCGCCATGCGCGCCTTGTCGGCGACCACGACGGGGTCGATGTCCAGGCCGTGCAGCACCATGATCAGCTGCAGCGGCCGGTGGATCTGCCGGGCCACCGACGAGATCGCGTGCTCGATCTGGGAGGCGCGGTTGGTGGGCAGCACGACCGAGATCGACCGAGTTCTGGGGGTGACCTGGTGTCCGAGGTCCTGGAGGATCTGGTCCACGCGGTGTGAGAAGAGGTGCTTGTCGAACACCTCGCGCATCGCCAGGTGCCCCATCCTGGCCCGCAGCTCCGGGCTGTTGATCAGGTGCAGGACCTGGTTGTACGACTCGATCGGCTCCCGCGCGATGGGGATCAGGTCGCCGAAGGTCTCCTCGATGGCCCGGGACCACCCGGACACGACCGGCGTCGCGCAGGCGGACAGCTCGAAGACCCGCCGCGCGCACATGGTCGGGGAGTCCAGCACCGAGTTGACGTTCAGGAAGACCTTGTACATCCGGTAGGCGGCGAGCATCTGGTCGTACGGCAGCTCGCCCACGATGTGCGGCCGGTACTTCTCCGGCCAGGCGTACTTCTCGTCCACCTCGCCGTTGCGCGCGAAGATGTGCAGGCCGAGCTCCCGGACCGGGTCAAGGACGGTCTCCATCTGCTCGCGGCGCTCGGGGTGCTTGTCGCGGAAGTACATCCCGGCGAAGACCACGTCGTGCAGCCGGCCCTGCTTCTGCTGGATCGGGTTGTGCACACGCGGCTGGGCGGCGAACTGCAGCACGTCCACCCGGTCGTGCCCCAAGATTTCCCGATATTTCGGGACCATGTCACCGTCGCAGGTGAACACGTAGTCGAACAGCTTGGCCGTGTCGATGAAGAAGTCGAAGTTCGGCGGGTCCTCCTTGTTCCAGAAGACCGTCGGAATGCCCTCCTGCTTGCACCAGGCCACCAGGTCGCGCAGCGGCTCCTTGGGGGCGTTGGTGCCGGTCATCTGGTAGCGCCAGCGCCCCTGGTTCCCGTGCCAGGCCGACTCGCAGAACAGCAGATCAGGCCGCTTCTCCGCGAAGATCTCCGGCCAGTCCTTGAGCCCGAACTCGATCTGGTCCCACTCGTAGCGGAAGGCCATCCTGGAGAAGTCGTCCAGGATCACCGCGACCTTCAGGTCCGGCCGGTTCACCGGCCCGTTGGGCCACTTCGCCGGCGGCACCTCGACCAGCGGCGGCCGGTTGTTGGCGATCTCGACGGCCTCGGTGACCGGCATCGGGGGCTTGGGCGCCTTCTCCTTCGACCGGACCGCCTCGACGATCTTCCCTGGGCTCTTCGCGCCCAGGGCCTCGCCCAGCTTGAACGTGCGCTTGGCCTGCGTGGCCTCAAGCTTCCACTGCGCGTACGCGGCCTTGGCCTCGGCGATCTCCAGCCGCCGCCGCAGCTCCCTGACCTCCGCCTCGTGCCGCTCGACGAGCTTGCGCTCCTCGGGTAGCCAGTTGACGGGTCCCAGTCGCTGGTACTCGGGGGTTTCGGCCATGGTGGTACGCCTATCGCTCAGCGGAGGAGGTATGTCATGTTACGTCGGAAGCGAAGGCTATTCGGGGCGTTTGGCCTGGGAAGCGGGCGCCAGGTTGTCACCCTTCAACCAGGCGGCGATCACCGTGGCGATCCGCGGCCCGGCCTTGCCGTCCCAGAGCACCGGCAGCTCCCCGGCCGGCGTGGCGGCGCCGTCGGCCAGCGCCTTCTCCGCGGCCGCGGGCAGGAGGGCGGGCGTGACCAGCCGGTTCGTGCCATGCGTGATGGTGATCGGCCGCTCGGTGTTGGGCCGCAGCGTCAGGCACGGCACGCCGAGCATGGTCGTCTCCTCCTGCACGCCGCCGGAGTCCGTGACCACCAGAGCGGCGCCGCGGACGAGTGAGAGAAACTCCACATAGCCGAGCGGCTCGATGACCTTGATCGTCTCACCGTCGACCAAGCCCGCCTCCGCCAGCCGCGCCTTCCCGCGCGGGTGCACCGGCACCACGATCGGGATCTGCCGCGACACCTCCAGCACGGCGTCGACCAGCTCCTTGGCGGCCTCGGCCGAGTCCACGTTCGCCGGGCGGTGCAACGTCGCCACGGCATACCGATCCGGTATGCCCAGCCGCGCCACCACGGGCGCCGGGTCCAGCGCCGGCAGCGCCGAGAACAGGCTGTCGATCATGGGGTTGCCGACCAGGTGCACCTTGGAAGCCGGCACCCCCTCGGCCGACAGGTAGGCCAGGGCCTCGGGGGAGGTGGCGAAGAGCAGGTCGGCCAGCGCGTCTGTGACGACCCTGTTGACCTCCTCCGGCATGCCCCGGTCGAACGAGCGCAGCCCCGCCTCCACGTGCGCGGTCCGCACGCCCAGCTTGGCGCAGACGAGGATCGCGGCCAGCGTCGAGTTCACGTCGCCGTAGACCACGACGAGGTCGGGATCGTGCTCCTGGACGACCTCCTCCAGCCCGACGAGCAGGGCCGCGGTCTGCTTGGCGTGGCTGCCCGAGCCGACCCCCAGGTTCGCCACCGGCTCCGGCAGACCGAGGTCGGCGAAGAAGACGTCGGACATCAGCGCGTCGTAGTGCTGACCAGTGTGGATGATGCCCTGCCGCACGCCGAGTTCACCGAGTGCACGGACCACCGGGGCCGCTTTCACGAAATTGGGACGAGCACCCAAAACGTGCAGGACCAGGGGGTTCTCCCTCATTGACCTCGCCTTTCATAGCGGAAGGGAAAAAACGTTGCCTATGGTACGGTCACCGCGTGGCATCCGACGCCAGTCGTCAAGACTCCTCTAAGGTTTCCGCGAAGTCCGCCCGTGCCGGCGTCGGTGGACTTCTCAAGGGCTTCGTCCAGCACCCGATCATCGTCTCCCGCGTCGTCGTGACGAAGGTCAAATCCGACCCCGTCCGGGTGGCCCAGGCCGCCGCCGACGCGCTCCCGCCCCGGCTGCGCCCCATCGTGGGCAGCGTGGCCTGGCCGGCCGCCCGGCGGGCCCGGCGCATCGTGCGCAAGCTCGGCATGCGCGTGATCAAGGGGCCGTGGAACGAGGCCAAGCAGCACTGGGACGCCGGCCGGGTCAGCCAGGCCGCCGCCGTGCTCGAGGCCCACACCAAATACCCCTTCGTCAAGCGCAGGGCCGCCTACTACCGGGGCGAGCTGGCCGCCATCAGCCCCGACCCGATCCCGCCGGGGCCCAAGGTGGCCATCCTGGAGCGGGTCAAGGGCCGGGTCCTGCACCTGGTCACCAACGCGCTGCCGTACACGCAGGCCGGCTACACCGTGCGCACGCACCGCATCGTGACCTCGCAGCAGGCCGCCGGGCTCGACCCGCACGTGGTCACCAGCTGGGGCTGGCCCATGATGCAGGGGCACGCGGACGCGCCGCCGTACGAGGAGATCGACGGCATCCCCTACTACCGGCTGCTGCCCGACGGGCACGGCGAGGTGCCGTTCGAGATGCGCGGGCGCATGGTCAGAGGCGCCGACGCGGTCACCAAGCTCGTCACCCAGCTGCGGCCGCAGGTCCTGCACGCCGCCACCGACCACCGCAACGGCTCGGTGGCGCACGCGGTGCGCGACCGCACGGGCACGCCGTTCGTCTACGAGGTACGCGGCTTCCTGGAGGAGACCTGGGCCTCCCGGGACCCGATCAGGGTCGGCAGCGAGCGGCACGTGCTCCAGCGCGAGCGCGAGGCGTTCCTCATGCGCGAGGCCGACGCGGTGGTCACGTTGGCCGAGACCATGGCCGTCGAGATCGTCGAGCGTGGGGTGCCCAGGGAGAAGATCCACCTGGCGCCCAACGCGGTGGACGACTCGCTGCTGACGGCGCACTACGACGGCGCCTCGTTCAGGGAGGCGTACGGCATCCAGCCGAACGAGGTCGTCGTCGGCTCGGTGTCCAGCATCGTGGCCTACGAGGGGTTCGCCACCCTGCTGCGGGCCGCCGCGCTGCTGCGTGACCAGAACACGCCGGTCCGGGTGCTCATCGTCGGCGACGGCACCGAGCGCGACAACCTGCTGGAGCTCGTCGGCGAGCTCGGCCTGAGCGACGCCATCCTGCCCGGCAGGGTCGGGCCCGAGGAGGCGCTGCAGGCGCAGGACGCCATCGACGTCTTCGCCTGCCCGCGCGAGGATCTGCGGGTATGCCGACTTGTCACGCCGTTGAAACCGGTCGAGGCGATGGCGCTCGGGAAGCCGGTCGTGCTCAGCGATCTGCCCGCGCTGTCCGAGCTCGTGGGCTCCGACGGCGCCGGGCTGCTGGTGCCGCCGGGCGATCCCGAGGCGCTCGCCAAGGCCATCGCAGGGCTCAGGGAGGACCCGGCCAGGCGCGCCGAGATGGGTGAGGCGGGCCGGGCGGAAGTCTCCGCGAAGCGCACCTGGAGCCGCGTGGCGGAGACTTATCAAGCCCTTTACCGATCCCTGGCCGAATGATGACCTCCACGTTGGCTGTCTCTTCTGACGGGTTCCGTCGCATTAGGCGTGAGCTAGGTGGACTTGAGATAACCTTTGCCACCATGAAGTGTTGTTTCCGGCTCCCAAAGGCACAGCTGTGACAGAAATAGACTTGGCTGTCATCGGCCTGGGCTACGTCGGCATGCCGCTCGCCAAGGAGGCGGTGGGCGCTGGTCTCCGCGTCGTCGGCGTGGATGTCGACCCCGTCAAGGTGGAGGCGCTCAACGCCGGGAAGTCGTACATCGACGACCTGACCGACGCCGACCTCGAGCACATGCTGGCCCACGGGTTCAGCGCCACACTCGATGAGACCGTGCTGGCCCGGAGCAACACGATCGTCATCTGCGTGCCCACGCCGCTGGACGAGGACCACCGCCCGGACCTGTCCGCCGTGGAGGGCGCGACCAAGGCCGTCGCCCGCAACCTGAGCAAGGGCACGCTCGTCGTCCTGGAGTCCACCACCTGGCCGGGCACCACCGACGAGGTCGCAAGGCCCCTGCTCGAGCAGTCTGGCCTGGTCGCCGGCGAGAGCTTCCACCTGGCCTTCTCGCCCGAGCGGATCGACCCGGGCAACCCCAAGTTCGGCCTGCGCAACACCCCCAAGGTCGTCGGCGGCTACACCGCGACCTGCCGGGACCGCGCCACCGCGTTCTACGGGCAGTTCATCGAGCAGGTGGTGCCGGTCAGCGGCACCCGCGAGGCCGAGATGGCCAAGCTGCTGGAGAACACCTACCGGCACGTCAACATCGCGCTCGTCAACGAGATGGCGATCTTCTGCGACGAGCTCGGGATCGACCTGTGGGAGGCCATCGACGCGGCGGCGACCAAGCCGTTCGGCTTCCAGAAGTTCCTGCCCGGGCCGGGCGTCGGCGGGCACTGCATCCCCGTCGACCCGTCGTACCTGTCGTACACCGTGCGCAAGCTCGGCTACCCGTTCCGGTTCGTGGAGCTGGCGCAGGAGATCAACGAGCGGATGCCGTCCTACGTGGTGGCCCGCGTCCAGCGCTTGCTGAACAGGCATAAGAAGCCCGTGAACGGCGCCAGAGTGGTTATGCTCGGCGTCACTTACAAACCGGATATCGCCGACGAACGGGAAACCCCGGCCCTGCCGGTGGCGCGTGCGCTGCTGGAACTGGGCGCCGAGCTCTCGTTCGCGGACCCGTACGTCAAGGAGTGGTCGGTAGACGGCACCCCGGTGCCGCGTGAGGAGGACCTGGCCGACGCCGTGGTCAACGCTGACGTGACGCTGCTGATGCAGCAGCACGCCGCGTTCGACCTCGACATGGTCGAGGCGAAGGCCAGGCTCGTGCTCGACACCCGCGGCGTGCTCGCCGAGGGTGAGCGCGTCGAGCGGCTGTAGCGACGGAGGGCTGCGCGCAGTGCACGTGCTCGTCATGACGGTGGTGCATAACCCCGAGGATGCGCGGATCTTGCATCGGCAGATCCGTGCCCTCGTGGATGCCGGTCATGAGGTCACGTATGCCGCCGCCTTCACCGCCTTCGGCGTCGTCCCCCGACCCTGGGTCACCGGAGTGGACCTGCCGAGAGCGGCCCAGCGCAACCGGATCTCGGCGACGTGGGCCGCGCGGCGGGTGTTCAAGCGCATGCGCGACAAGGTCGACCTCGTCCTGGTCCACGACCCCGAGCTGTTGTTCGCGGTGTGGGGCGTGCGCAACCGGCCGCCTGTGGTGTGGGACGTGCACGAGGACACCCCGGCCACGCTCTCGCTCAAGCCCTGGCTGCCCTCGGCGCTGCGGCCTCCCGTACGGTTCCTGGCTCGCCTGCTGGAGGGCACGGCCGAGCGGCACCTGCACCTGATGCTGGCCGAGACGGCGTACGCGGGCCGGTTCAAGCACGCCCACCCGATCGTGCCCAACGAGACGTGGGTGCCGGACTCCGTGACGCCGCCCGGCGACGACCGGGTCGTCTACCTCGGCTGGTTGTCCAAGGCCAGGGGTGTGATCGAGGCCGTCGAGGTGGCCAAGCTGCTGCAGCCGTACCGGGTGGCCGTGGAGCTGATCGGGTATGCCGACCCGCAGAGCCGCCCCGTGCTCAACCAGGCCGTCACCGAGGGCCTGCTGGAGTGGCGCGACTTCATGCCCAACGACGAGGCGCTCAAGCGGCTCGACGGAGCGCTGGCCGGGCTGTCGCTGCTGCACGACGAGCCGAACTACCGGCACTCGATGCCCACCAAGATCGTTGAGTACATGGCGCACGGCATCCCGGTCATCACCACTCCGTCGCCGCGTGCCGTGGAGCTCATCGAGCGTTACGACAGCGGCGTCGTGGTGCCCTGGCAGGACCCCAAGGCCGTCGCCCAGGCCGTGCTGACACTCCGGGACGACGTACGCGAGCGGCGGGCGCAGGGTGCGCGCGGCTACGCGGCGGCCCGGGCCAACCACCACTGGCCCAACTCGGCGAAGCGGTTCGTGGCTCAGCTGGAGTCCTGGGCCGGGGTCAAGCGATAACGGGATTGCCACACGTGCGCTGGCTCTTCTTCGTCGTGGGCGCAGCCGTCCTGGCCGTGGTCGCCGCTGTGATCATCGTGCTGCCGCCGTCCTCTGAAGCGCCGGCCCCCACGGCAGGCACGTCGAGCGCGGCCAAACCGCCGTCGAACCAGCCCACCCCGCAGGTGACCGAGTTCACCGACCCCTGCGGAACGTTCGAGACCAAGGAGAAGGCCCCGTACGCCGTCACCGGCTACTGGATCATGCCCAGGTCGAACCCCTGCACCTGGCGCACCCAGCTGAAGGAGATCCACGACGTCGGCGGCGACACGATCATCAGGATCGGGTACGGCCTGCAGTTCCGCACCGTCTCCGGCGACGGCGACATCCTGACCAGGGATGGCGAGCTGGACTCGCTCTACAAGGCCTGCGAGGAGGACGGCCTTTCCTGCCACGACGCCGCCGAGCGGGATCTGAAGCAGGCCAACCCCGGCAACAGGATCGGCCGCACGTACGTCTACCGCACCGACGAGTCCTTCGGCGAGAACGTGTTCCGCTGCCCCCAGATGGAGCACAGCATCAGGGCCGGAAAGCGCACCTACTTCCGCCTCATCACCCAGCCGGACGGCTCCGACGACGCCACCTGTGACTTCTCCCGCAAAGGCGCCTCCTATGACCTGATCCTGGTGGCCGGCGCGGAGCAGGACAGCCTGACCGAGTTGCTCAGGCTGGGCGACCAGTTCGGCATGCGGATCTTCCCCGCGTTACCGCTGGCCCCGCGCGACCCGAACACGCCGATCAGGGCGTACAAGCACCACCTCGGCACACTGACCACGCTGACGCGGCGCGTCCTGCAGGACTACGGCGCCCGCTTCGCCGACCGGGACTCGCTGGGCGGCGTCTACCAGCCCTTCGAGGTCCAGATGTCGGCCACTCTGGCCTCCAACCCGACGCTCGAGGTGTACGCCGAACAGCACACGATCGTCGAGCAGCTGCTTCCCGGCAAACCCATCCTGATCAGCCCCTACATGGACGCGCGCCGCCGGGTGGGCTTCGGCCAGACGCCCAAGCAGGTGGCCGAGGCGTTCAAGGCGCTGGCCAAGACCGGGGTCGGCATCATCGCCCCGCAGGACAGCCGGGGCACGGGCAAGGTGGGCCTGTTCTGGCCCGACGAGCGCGACACCGAGGTGGACGAGCGGCTGCGGCCGGTGGTCGGGGAGTCCACGTACGGGACCGCGTACCACGGGTCCACGCGCGACTATTACCGAGAGATGTCGCTGGCCCGCGAGGAGATGATCCAGGCCGGCTACGAGGTGCAGCTGTGGGCGAACGTGGAGGCGTTCGAGCCGTCGGGCGAGCAGCCCTGCGCCCCCCAGGGCACGCGCGGCAAGACCGACAAGCAGCGCCTGGACCAGGCGGTCACCATGGCCGGCCGCTACGTGCAGAAGGTCGTCTCCTACATGTGGAGCGACTTCATGACCTGCGGACAGCCGTCGCTCGAAGAGGAGATCACCGCCGACTGGCAGCGCCCGATCGCGGTGGACGCCATCCGGCGCTCGCGCGACATCCAGGACGGCGTGGAGGTCCGCGGCTACAACTTCAAGGACAGCACGATCTCCATCCAGTGGTCAGGCGGCGCCAAGGACCTGGTGGTGTCCTCGGTGGGCTGGCTGGACGACAACCCGATCGAGGAACTTCCCGAGGGGATGTCCACGGCGTGGGTGCCGTTCGACTGGACGCAGGTGCCGGCCGGGGAATGGGTCAGGGTCACGGTCAAAGCCCCATCCGGCAAGGTCAGCACCGAGCCCTTACACGTACGCATCGCAACCTAGCTGTCGTTTCGCGGATCGCGCCGGACTGCGTGTAACGTGCGTGCATGGTCCCGAGCGTCCCGGTCAGCGTCGACCTGGTCGTCCTCACCGTGCGTAACCACGCGCTGAGTGCCCTGGTGTGGCGCCGCGACAACCCGCCGTTCCTGCGGCGCTGGTCGTTGTCGGGCGGCTTCATCCAGCTGGACGAGGACCTCCCTGACGCCGCCCGCCGCATCCTGGCGGAACGGGCGGGCCTCCCGGGGGCGCCGGTGCACCTGGAGCAGCTCCAGACCTATGGCTACCCGGACCGTGACCCCCGCCAGCGGGTCCTGAGCGTCGCCTACCTGGGCCTGGCGCCGGACCTGCCGGCCTCGGAGAAGGCCCACATGAGCTGGCAGCCCGTGGACGCGCTCACGGTCATGGCCTTC from Nonomuraea polychroma encodes the following:
- a CDS encoding FAD-dependent oxidoreductase; its protein translation is MSLSPRDLGMNRPISRRDFFDGIAVSALASAGIAETTQEAAAPPAPYGARGASGASGARGFQGGAAEALSVPHALRDGRFWQYADPPEPTGESYDLVVVGGGLSGVSAAYEWLRRDPGAGVLVLDNHDEIGGQARRARFHRQNGPAPADPGLADGVMCDAETFGADTLVRLGSDWVARLPIDERARDDLRMLHREPPDWFPGLSAEGKQERLAELTYSAFLLEVCGAHPDVERFCRSMPCQEWGYDTRALGAIDAWGTGYPGFAGLGLDANKPSRFNSPTVKKQWGMESPDVYLVPEGNQALVRTMVQRMLDRPGNQVRFRLSSPVVSVRDGAASATVGYFDGHQVMTVTAGAVILACWSAVIPYLVPELPAEQRQALSAAVRVPLLHATVRVRDWDAWRRAGVRRVRWTGAYWSLTELDPPRRPGGAATVHLLATPCRSELGPEAGAVAGRRELIKTPYEHLEHTIRDQLARLLGPAGFDPAGDIEAITVNRWGHGNAPEYCRPWHTFYPDGPYPADTARRRFGRIAIAGSDSAPTARADAAVTAAYRAVEELAP
- a CDS encoding glycosyltransferase family protein → MAETPEYQRLGPVNWLPEERKLVERHEAEVRELRRRLEIAEAKAAYAQWKLEATQAKRTFKLGEALGAKSPGKIVEAVRSKEKAPKPPMPVTEAVEIANNRPPLVEVPPAKWPNGPVNRPDLKVAVILDDFSRMAFRYEWDQIEFGLKDWPEIFAEKRPDLLFCESAWHGNQGRWRYQMTGTNAPKEPLRDLVAWCKQEGIPTVFWNKEDPPNFDFFIDTAKLFDYVFTCDGDMVPKYREILGHDRVDVLQFAAQPRVHNPIQQKQGRLHDVVFAGMYFRDKHPERREQMETVLDPVRELGLHIFARNGEVDEKYAWPEKYRPHIVGELPYDQMLAAYRMYKVFLNVNSVLDSPTMCARRVFELSACATPVVSGWSRAIEETFGDLIPIAREPIESYNQVLHLINSPELRARMGHLAMREVFDKHLFSHRVDQILQDLGHQVTPRTRSISVVLPTNRASQIEHAISSVARQIHRPLQLIMVLHGLDIDPVVVADKARMAGITDVVVLPADASLSLGACMNLGIAAAEGDLIAKMDDDNLYGDHYLSDLVRAFDYSDAELVGKGAHYAYFEGSNTTMLRLPGLEHRYSFLVQGGTFLGKADMFRSYGFADITRGEDTELVRRLKADSVKIYSADRFNFVYWRSADASMHTWQADHIKLTRNAQFSFVGRPDAHVLI
- the wecB gene encoding non-hydrolyzing UDP-N-acetylglucosamine 2-epimerase, translating into MRENPLVLHVLGARPNFVKAAPVVRALGELGVRQGIIHTGQHYDALMSDVFFADLGLPEPVANLGVGSGSHAKQTAALLVGLEEVVQEHDPDLVVVYGDVNSTLAAILVCAKLGVRTAHVEAGLRSFDRGMPEEVNRVVTDALADLLFATSPEALAYLSAEGVPASKVHLVGNPMIDSLFSALPALDPAPVVARLGIPDRYAVATLHRPANVDSAEAAKELVDAVLEVSRQIPIVVPVHPRGKARLAEAGLVDGETIKVIEPLGYVEFLSLVRGAALVVTDSGGVQEETTMLGVPCLTLRPNTERPITITHGTNRLVTPALLPAAAEKALADGAATPAGELPVLWDGKAGPRIATVIAAWLKGDNLAPASQAKRPE
- a CDS encoding glycosyltransferase family 4 protein gives rise to the protein MASDASRQDSSKVSAKSARAGVGGLLKGFVQHPIIVSRVVVTKVKSDPVRVAQAAADALPPRLRPIVGSVAWPAARRARRIVRKLGMRVIKGPWNEAKQHWDAGRVSQAAAVLEAHTKYPFVKRRAAYYRGELAAISPDPIPPGPKVAILERVKGRVLHLVTNALPYTQAGYTVRTHRIVTSQQAAGLDPHVVTSWGWPMMQGHADAPPYEEIDGIPYYRLLPDGHGEVPFEMRGRMVRGADAVTKLVTQLRPQVLHAATDHRNGSVAHAVRDRTGTPFVYEVRGFLEETWASRDPIRVGSERHVLQREREAFLMREADAVVTLAETMAVEIVERGVPREKIHLAPNAVDDSLLTAHYDGASFREAYGIQPNEVVVGSVSSIVAYEGFATLLRAAALLRDQNTPVRVLIVGDGTERDNLLELVGELGLSDAILPGRVGPEEALQAQDAIDVFACPREDLRVCRLVTPLKPVEAMALGKPVVLSDLPALSELVGSDGAGLLVPPGDPEALAKAIAGLREDPARRAEMGEAGRAEVSAKRTWSRVAETYQALYRSLAE
- a CDS encoding nucleotide sugar dehydrogenase, which gives rise to MAVIGLGYVGMPLAKEAVGAGLRVVGVDVDPVKVEALNAGKSYIDDLTDADLEHMLAHGFSATLDETVLARSNTIVICVPTPLDEDHRPDLSAVEGATKAVARNLSKGTLVVLESTTWPGTTDEVARPLLEQSGLVAGESFHLAFSPERIDPGNPKFGLRNTPKVVGGYTATCRDRATAFYGQFIEQVVPVSGTREAEMAKLLENTYRHVNIALVNEMAIFCDELGIDLWEAIDAAATKPFGFQKFLPGPGVGGHCIPVDPSYLSYTVRKLGYPFRFVELAQEINERMPSYVVARVQRLLNRHKKPVNGARVVMLGVTYKPDIADERETPALPVARALLELGAELSFADPYVKEWSVDGTPVPREEDLADAVVNADVTLLMQQHAAFDLDMVEAKARLVLDTRGVLAEGERVERL